The DNA sequence CATGTGGTGCAAGGTTACCTATTTATGTTCTTTTTTCAGGTGCATTCTTTACCCAGAAAGAGGCAGGAAATATTTTATTCATTATCTATATTTCAGGTGCTGTTCTTGGACTTTTTATGGCAAAAATACTTAAAATATTTGTCTTCAAGGGAGAAGATGAGCCTTTTGTTATGGAGATGCCAAAATACAGACTTCCCTCTTTTAAACTCATTTGGCATACCGTTTATGGTCAGTCAAAATCCTACTTAAAAAAAGCAGGTACCTTTATTTTGGCTGCCTCTATTCTTATTTGGTTTGCAAGCAATTACCCAAAGGTCAATGTGCCAGAAAACCTTGATACCAATCAAGTTAAACTCTATGAACTTGAGAGGAGTTATCTTGGAGAGATTGGGCATGCATCTGAACCATTCTTCTCTCCTCTTGGCATGGATTGGCGCATGGCAGTTGCATTAGAGACTGGCTTAGCAGCCAAGGAAGTAGTTGTATCTACACTTGGTGTGCTGTATGCACTAGGTGATGAAGTAGATGAAAGAAATGAAGGGTTAACCACTCAAATCAAAGCCAATATCCCATTTGCATCTGCTATTGCTTTTATTGTTTTTATTATGATCTACCTTCCATGTCTGGCAGCATCTATGGTATTCACGCAAGAGGCTGGAGGCTGGAAATATTTAGCCTACCTGTTTATAATGACCACAGCAACTGCATGGATACTAAGTTTTCTTGCATACAAAATGACATCAATAATCACAGGGGGCTAATATGAGGTTAAACCAACTGCACAAGGGTGACAAAGCTGAAATTATCAAAATACATGCCAATAAAATACTCAAAGACCGTCTTAACTCTTTTGGCGTAATACGAGGAGAGGAGCTGACAGTTAAAGGGTGCTCCATAGGCAAACAGACTATGGAGATAAAAATAGACAATACTCTCATTGCTCTACGTGCCGAAGAGGCAGAGAAAATAGAAATAAAAAAGTTTTAGGAGATAAAAAATGATACATCTCAAGCAACTTACTATATCATTCTTAATGATAATGAGTATTGCTTCATATAGTACGGGGAGTGAGAATATCCTCATGCTCAATACTAAACCATATACTTCAACACAAAGCATCAGAGGAGCCCTTGGTGCCCACAACACAACAGTACATACCGAAGGAGAGTTGCGTACAGGGTATATCACATTCAAAAAAAATGGTGCGCAGCCTATTTCTGCCTGTGCACTCGGTGGACATATGCATGTTGATACTGAGCGCTGGAATGGCATGATGATAGCACTTTCGGCCTACACAGTACTTAACCCTAGTGGAAACCAAAACCCCCTACATCAAAACAGTGACTTTTTTGATAACAATGGTAAGGGTTTTTCTACTCTATCCGAAGCTTTCATTGATGCCAAATGGAAAAATACTCACATCAAACTTGGTCGCCAGACACTTGATACACCTTTGGTAGATGCAGATGATATCCGTATGATACCAAACTATTTTACCGCCTATACTATCACCAATACTGCTATTGAAAACCTAATGCTAGCGGTAGGCTTGATTGACAAGATGGCAGGATGGGAGAATGGCGTAAATGCGTCTGAATTTGTCAATATCTCACAGGTACTTGGTGCAAATGAAGAGACAGGTGGGGTCTACTATATGAGCATCTCTTATGAGGGTATTCAAGATACTTCTCTCTCTTTATGGTATTACCGCTATGACAACATTGAAGACATACTTTATGCAGAAGCAGATTACACACAGATGCTCTCCAAATCTATTGTGACAACACTTGGTCTTCAGTATGCCCACGGTCAAAATAGCGGCAAGGCTCTTTTGGGGAAAAAGGATGCCTCTACTTTTGGTACAAATATTAAAATCAACTTTCAAAAAAGGGGTACAACCCTCATGGTTGCCTACAACAAAGACAATGGACAAACAGGTGCCATAGATCTCTCACTTGGAGGTGGTCCATTTTTTACCTCCATGGAAGATCAGACAATTGATACTATTGCTGGTAAAGGAACAGCTTGGATGGGTGGGTTTACTGTCAATATACCTGTCAACACAACATTTGGTGTTTATTATGGAATGTTCCGTTCAGATACTCTCACTACACACCACCATGCATCCGAAACAGACCTTGTTATTAAATACAGTCCTAACAATCACATTACCCTCACTACCGTTTATGCTCTTATTAAACACAAGGATGACAATATTGTAGACCATAACCAATTTCGCTTCATTGGAAATTACAGCTTCTAATGTTATGATATGAAAATTGATGCGAAGGAAATACAATGGCACTTCTGGTAGATTTCTGGCAAGCACTCATATATCTTAGCTATGCTATGGCACCCTATATTCTCTTTGGACTACTTTTTGCTGGCATACTACATGAACTAGTGCCCAATAGCATTGTCACAAAACATCTTGGAAAAGACAATATAGGGTCAGTAATCAAATCTACCCTCTTTGGCATTCCCCTACCAGTCTGCTCTTGTGGGGTTATTCCTTTGGCAACTTCTATCAAAAAAAGTGGTGCCAGCAAAGGAGCCACCCTCTCATTTCTGATTTCAACCCCCATTACTGGTGCTGACTCCATACTTGCTACCTATGGGATATTTGGATGGATTTTCACGATTTATCGTATTATCACCTCAATGATTATTGCCATCATGGCAGGGATACTAACAAACCTTATTGATAAGAAACAAGAAGAGAGTCCTTCGTGCTGTAACCCTAACCCTTGTTGTAATAATGAAAAAAAATATACCTTCTCGTTTTTTTCTGCCTTACATTACGGTTTTATCACCCTTCTAGGAGACATTGCAAAACCACTCTTTTGGGGGCTACTTATCGGTGCAGCGGTTACTGTAGTCATTCCTGATAATCTCAATAAAATACTTATCGACCACAGCTGGCTAAGCTACCTTATTGTTGTCATCATTGCTGTACCTATGTATGTTTGTGCTACAGCATCACTTCCCATTGCAGCAGGACTAATGCTTAGTGGTGTAAGTGCCGGTGCGGCATTTGTTTTTCTCTCTGCAGGACCAGCAACCAACACCGTTACTATTGGTGTGGTCAAAAAGATGCTCGGAACCCGTTCACTCTACATCTACCTTGGTAGTATTATTGTTGGTAGCATTCTCTTTGGATTGGGGCTTGATGCCCTTTTTGATGCTTCAAGCATCAATCCTGCATCACTCATACATATAGATGAGCATGGTAGTATGATTACCATATTGAGTAGTATTATTCTCTGGGGTTTCATACTTTGGTTTATAATCAAACCCTATATGACAAAAAAAGAGCCTTGCCATAATAAAAGCTGTTGTGAAAAATAATAGTGGACAAAAATTTGATTCACATATCAATTTTTAGTGCACTTAGATATAATCTTGAAAAACTAAACCCAGTTAATGAGGGTTTATGCTGAGGATGAATATGGGTATTTTAGTTGCATTGCTGGTTTTGTCGGTTCTTATCTTTTTTCATGAGTTGGGGCATTTCATTGCTGCACGCTTTTTTGGGGTACAGGTTGATGTCTTCAGTATTGGATTTGGCAAACGTCTTTGGATCAAAAAGATAGGCAAGACCGAGTGGAGCATCTCTGCCATACCTCTTGGTGGCTATGTTAAGATGAAGGGGCAAGATGATACTGATCCAACCATAAAAAGCCTCGATGCTGATAGCTACAATAGTAAAAAACCATGGCAACGTATCATCATTTTACTTGCTGGTCCTTTTGCTAATTTTCTAATGGCATTTTTACTCTACCTTACCATTGCCTACATGGGTGTACCTAAGTTGTTGCCGTACATTGGAGAGGTAAGCAAAACCTCACCAGCACTGCAGGCAGGATTACAGAAAGAAGATAAAATTGTACAGATTAATGGGGAAAATATACACTACTGGGAAGAGATTGGCACACAGATCAATGCCCATGAAGGAAAAATCACCTTAATGATTGAAAGAGATCACCATCTCAAAACCCTACTACTCAAACCTAAGGTCATTGAAGATAAAAATACTTTTGGCGAACCAATCACCCGTCGCATCATCGGCATCAGCCCCATGCTTAAACAGACTACAGTAGTTTATGGCTTTACGGAGGGTTTCAGATATGCATGGAGCGAAACACTCAAGGCAAGTAGTCTCATTTTTGAAGGTATTCAAAAACTCATTACCGGTGCAGTAGGTACAGAAAACCTTGGCGGTATCATTACCATTGTCGACGTCACTGCCCAAGCCAGTCATGCGGGTATATTGGCACTCTTTTTCTTTACTGCACTTATCTCGGTCAACCTCGGCATATTAAATCTTTTTCCCATCCCAGCACTTGATGGTGGGCACATTGTGTTTAATCTCTATGAAATGATTGCACGCAAAGAAGCCAATGAGAAGGTAATGTACTACATGACCATCACCGGATGGATACTGCTTGGAGGCTTAATGATGTTAGGACTCTATAACGATATCAATAGATTAATAATGGGCTAAACATGATACTAGACAAAGAACACCTAAGAGCCAATCTTGATAGAGTAATTTGGAATATTGAACAGGCACGTATTGCGGTTAGCGAACACCATATTGTCAAACTGGTAACCGTCTCAAAGTATACAAAAACAGAAAATATTGCCACACTTTACAATCTAGGACAACGTACTTTTGGAGAAAATCAAGTACAGCAGTTACGTGAAAGAGTGGTCCAATTTGAAGATCTTCCACTTGAATGGCATATGATTGGAAGGTTACAAAAAAATAAGATCAATAATCTTATCGATCTCAATCCTACATTGATGCAGTCGCTTGATTCACTCAGTCTTGCACAAGAGATACAGAAAAAACTTTCCGCCAAAGAAACAAAGATGAACTGTCTACTTCAGATCAATGCCGCCCACGAAGAGGGTAAGGCAGGTGTTTCTCCTGAAAAAGCAATAGATATCTATCTTCATATCAAAGAGACATGCCCAAGCATTATCCTTAAGGGAGTTATGACTATTGGTGCACATACTGACAACAGAACAGAGGTACAAAAAAGTTTTGAGACAACATACAGCATCTATGAAAAACTTAAAAAATCAGAAGCAACTATCTGTTCAATGGGAATGAGTGGAGATTATGAACTCGCAATTAAATGTGGATCAAATTTAGTAAGAGTAGGTTCAGTACTGTTTAAAACATAGCTAAATGATCATGTTTAAAAATAAGGGTTACAAAAAGAGCCTGAGAAAAAGGCCTCTTTTTTGCCTCTTTCTTACAACCCTTCAGCGTGTTTTGCAAGATATGTTGCAACACCTTCTGCGTCAGGCTTCATTGCCTCATCACCTTTTTGCCAACCTGCAGGACACACTTCACCATGTTCGTTTGTAAACTGCATTGCATCAATCATCCTAAGCATCTCATCTACATTTCTTCCAAGTGGAAGGTCATTAATGACTGCGTGTCTAATTGTACCATCAGTATCAATCAAAAAAGAACCTCTTAGGGCAACAGACTCATCAAGAAGTACATCATAATCTCTAGAAATCTGCTTTGTCAAGTCAGCCACAAGAGGGAAATTGATGCAGCCTATACCCCCCTTCTCTACAGGGGTTTCTCTCCATGCAAAGTGTGAAAACTGGCTGTCTATAGAGACACCAATAACATTGATTCCTCTATCTTGAAACTCATTGTATCTACGAGAGAACGCAATAATCTCAGATGGACATACAAATGTAAAGTCAAGTGGATAGAAAAATACAACTGTTCCCTTCTTGCCGAAGTTTTTGTAAAGGTTGAAATCTTCTACAATCTGACCGTCTCCAAGTACGGTGGTTGCTGTAAAATCTGGTGCTTTTTTGGTTACTAGCATGCTATTTCCTGGCTCTATTGAGTGCTTTCACTTTGTATTTATTAAGATAAACCTCTTCGTATTTGATGCTTCGCCAGAATCTTAGTATGTCATGTTGTTGATTTGTTTGCAATGAGGGTAGTGCATTTCCCGTGTGGTTTAAATAAAGCCAGTTTTAAGTAAAATTATAGAACTATATACAGCAATCAAAGGAGAAAATAAAGTGGGATTTTTTCTTTCATGGAGAGAGAGTAGGAGGTAAGTGATGTGCTTGTACCCAACGAAAGAGAAGCGCACGTGCAGGAGCGGGAATACTTTTCATGGGGATACTCAGTCTCAGAATGCAGTAGCATTTTCGGGGCATGTGGGATTGTTACTTCAAAGTATTTATCCTTACTTTTACGTTAGACTTCATACGAACCATACAACCTCAAGCAAGCCCCCAGCCTATTACTTTGTAGGTTTTGCGCAAAATCAACGTCCAGAGTATGTGGGTGCGAATAACAAAAAGCGTTTTGCATGGAGCATAGCTTTGTTGGTTTCTGGTTTGGCGTTTTTACCTTTGGTCATTCACTTTCAGCATAACCCCATCAAAGTAGTGGTGTGTATACCGTTTGGCACTACTTTTTGAAGCAGCATTTTCCGTCTGCGTAGGGTGTGTAAAATATATGGATTCTTTAAAAAAGACCCTAAAATACACTGTCCTCGAGGTATCTGTGAAGTACGCACCAAAGATACCATACACCTCTCTTTGATTTACTCACAAAAGATCACTAAGGTCATGTTTGTTCTGGTAGCTCCTACACCCCAAAAAGCGTGCATAAACTGCTGGGCATGACCAGGATAGAGTGTCTTCATCTTGGCCAAAATAAGGTTATGAAAAACTCCATTCTCTGGCATATAGTAATCAGTAAGGTCAGGTGCCATTGGCTTAAGCATTGGCAAAAAGACTCGCTCAGTCGCCCAGCCCATATATTTGTCCTCAAGTGGTGGTTTTCCCACCACCGTTGCGGCAAAGACTGGATTTTCTTTCATCGTAATGGTCTCCACCTCCATAACCGGGAATGACTCTTTAAGTGTATAGTAACCAGTATGATCTCCAAAGGGGCCTTCAACTTCCATCTTTTCAGGGTCAACCAATCCTTCAATAACAATATCTACATCACGGGGAATATAGATGTCATTGGTAATGGATTTTACAAGCTGGGCATTTTGGTTGCGCACAAAACCATAGAGCAACATTTCAAACATCCCATGTGGCATAGGGGCTTGCCCACACCAAATATAGAGTGGGTCTCCTCCAATGGCAACAGTCACAGGCATTTTCTTGCCTGCACGTTGATACTGGTCAAAAAAGTGGGAGGCATCTTTGTGTATCTGCCAGTGCATCCCTAAACGGTGCTTATCGTACTGTTGCAATCGGTACATTCCAAGGTTTTGCATCTTGCCATCAAGGCTTTGGGTATAAACCTGCCCCATTGTAATAAATGGACCACCATCCTCTTCCCATGTTTTAAGTATGGGTAATTTGTCTAAGTCTACTGCCTCTTTGGGCACAATGACCTCTTGGCACTCGCCCTTAAAATTCAGACGCTTTGGAAATACATTTTTAAGATTAAAAAGCTTGGGTATCATTGCCAGTTTTTCCTTGAAACCTTTAGGCGGCTTCAGTTTAAGCAGTTCATCTATTCCCTCTGCTACAAGGTCAGGGTGTTTACCAAAAATTTTTTCGGTAAGTGCCTTATTTGCAAAGATATTCATTAGGACAGGCATATCATACGCTATCTTCTTGGCTTTGTTAATCGGATTAGTAAAGAGTATAGGACGCGAATCCTCTTTTTTAACTTCTATGTAGGCAACATGCGGAATCTCAAGTTCTACATCAAGTGGTTCATCTATTATTTTTAAATTGCCATTCTCTTTAAGCCACTGTATCACATCTTGCATTGAACATCCCTCTTTTAAGTTATAACCATAATAATAAAAACCTATTATAGCAATTCATTCATACTAAAATCCCTAAAAACGATCAAACTCTTCTTGCATTTTTATCTCTTCTAAAGCTTCTCTTTCTGCATCACTCATCATCATTGTTTCTACTTTCTTGGCCAAAAGTGTTTTACTCTCTACTTTTGTAAAGTAAAGATATAGTCCAAAAACCAGAGCTACCGAAACAAGCATGACAATGATCTTTTGTGGTAAATCAAAAGTCTGTATGGTATCTTTGGTGCGTACTTCACAGATACCTCCAGGACAGTGTGTTACAGGGTCTTTTTGAAAAAGTCCATATATTTTACACCCTACGCAGACGGAAAATGCTGCTTCAAAAAAAAGTAGTGCCAAACAGAGTATGCACACCACTACTTTGATGGGGTTATGCTGAAAGTGAATGACCAAAAGGTAAAACATAGGCAAAGCCAACAAAAGCCCTATGCTCCATGCAAAACGCTTCTGTGTCGCACCCACATACTCTGGACGTTGATTTTGCACAAAAACCCTACCTAGTAATAGGCTGGGGGCATAGCGAGGTTGTATGGTTCGTATGAAGAAGTCTAACGTAAAAAATGAGATAAATACTTTAGTAACAATCACATGCCCCAATGCTACTGCATTCACAAGACTGAGTATCCCCATCAGAAAAAGTATTCCCGCTCCTGCACGTGCTTCTCTTTCGTTGAGTACAAGCACATCATACCCCTCTACTCTCTCTCCATACTGAAAAAATCCCACTTTATTTTCTCCTTTGCTGTATATAGTTCTGTAATTTTACTCAAACTGACTTATTTAAACCACATAGGAAATGTGCTACCCTCATTGCAAACAAGTCAACTTCACACTCTTGCAAAGGCTTTTTCTCATCTGCACTTTAAGTACCCACCGGAAATAAAAACAGCTCATCTCAAGGCTGTTACAAAATGCATCAAATGCATTTTGTAACAGCCTTGAGATGAGCTGTTTTTATTTCCGGTGGGTACTTAAAGTGCAGATGAGAAAAAGCCTTTGCAAGAGTGTGAAGTTGACTTGTTTGCAATGAGGGTAGCACATTTCCTATGTGGTTTAAATAAGTCAGTTTGAGTAAAATTACAGAACTATATACAGCAAAGGAGAAAATAAAGTGGGATTTTTTCAGTATGGAGAGAGAGTAGAGGGGTATGATGTGCTTGTACTCAACGAAAGAGAAGCACGTGCAGGAGCGGGAATACTTTTTCTGATGGGGATACTCAGTCTTGTGAATGCAGTAGCATTGGGGCATGTGATTGTTACTAAAGTATTTATCTCATTTTTTACGTTAGACTTCTTCATACGAACCATACAACCTCGCTATGCCCCCAGCCTATTACTAGGTAGGGTTTTTGTGCAAAATCAACGTCCAGAGTATGTGGGTGCGACACAGAAGCGTTTTGCATGGAGCATAGGGCTTTTGTTGGCTTTGCCTATGTTTTACCTTTTGGTCATTCACTTTCAGCATAACCCCATCAAAGTAGTGGTGTGCATACTCTGTTTGGCACTACTTTTTTTTGAAGCAGCATTTTCCGTCTGCGTAGGGTGTAAAATATATGGACTTTTTCAAAAAGACCCTGTAACACACTGTCCTGGAGGTATCTGTGAAGTACGCACCAAAGATACCATACAGACTTTTGATTTACCACAAAAGATCATTGTCATGCTTGTTTCGGTAGCTCTGGTTTTTGGACTATATCTTTACTTTACAAAAGTAGAGAGTAAAACACTTTTGGCCAAGAAAGTAGAAACAATGATGATGAGTGATGCAGAAAGAGAAGCTTTAGAAGAGATAAAAATGCAAGAAGAGTTTGATCGTTTTTAGGGATTTTAGTATGAATGAATTGCTATAATAGGTTTTTATTATTATGGTTATAACTTAAAAGAGGGATGTTCAATGCAAGATGTGATACAGTGGCTTAAAGAGAATGGCAATTTAAAAATAATAGATGAACCACTTGATGTAGAACTTGAGATTCCGCATGTTGCCTACATAGAAGTTAAAAAAGAGGATTCGCGTCCTATACTCTTTACTAATCCGATTAACAAAGCCAAGAAGATAGCGTATGATATGCCTGTCCTAATGAATATCTTTGCAAATAAGGCACTTACCGAAAAAATTTTTGGTAGAGGTGCAGCGTACAAAATATTAGGGTGAGCATCATCCGCTGTCTTCATTTGACAATCGAGTTGTGCCGCAATCTTTTCAACTGTGTGAAGCTAACGTGCAGAATCAGTTCCCATCAGTGTTCAAATCTGTGCAGAATTGCCTGCCACAAACACTGTATCACATCTTTGGGCTGTCTGGCACAGAGACCATAACCATAATGTAGAAACCTGACCTGCTGAGACTATAAATACTAAAATCTAAAAACGTCCGAGCTCTTCTTGCATTTTATCTCTTCTAGCTTCTTCTTCATCACTCATCATCGTGTTTCTACTTTCTTGACAAAATGTTTTACTCTCTGCTGTAAAGTAAAGATGATCAAAAACCAAACTACCAGCTGGCATGTTTAATGATGCGTATTAAATCAAAGATGTATGTTGTATCTTGATGCGTATCTGAACACTCAGGAGAGTGGTGAAAGTCCATGCTATTACGCGAACAATGCCTTTCAAAATGGTGCTGAAACATGCCTGCTTTGGGGGTTATGCTGAGAATGGTTTGCAGGCAAACAGCTGAAAAGCCACAGTAACCTCCATGCTGCTTTGGCCTACTCTGGACGTGCGTATGCCTAACTGTGAGGGCATAACTGGTGCCTCGGTTCGTATGAAGAAGTCTGGCAAAAACGGACCACTCTTGTATTTTCGATCCGCATGCTGTCTTTACTGGGCTGGCTATCCCCATCGTATTCGCTCCTACCGTGCTAAGTTGATCACAACATCTCTACCTCCTCTCTCATGAAAATCCGCCATTACTATCTTTACTAACACGGTTGGTACTCAAACTTGTTTCATTAAACTACGCCAATGTGCACTCATTACACTGAGTCGGCTTCACGCTGCTACGAAAGGCACTCTCTCTGCACTTTCCACCGGCAGTAAATCCAGGCTGTTACAAAATCATCGTAGTAATCGTGCAGGCTGTTAGAGGCGACCTTCAGTTCAACCGTGAAACTCAAATATCTGTCTGTATTATCTGAAACAACTTTGTCTTTACATCATTAAGAGGGGTACGGATCCGTCCCATTCGGGCGTCTCCCTCTATCTATGTGCTGTTAACTGGGCTCGTTGATGCGATGTTACTCTGCGCCCGCTGAGCATGCGTAGTCATCCAGAGTGACGGTCGCTAACGGCATTAGGCACGCTCATCCAAGCTCGGCTTTGGGTATAATGTCCCGAATAATTTCCCCTCTGCAACTGGGTATTATCTTTTGCCTGTCTGAAAAGTGCTTCAAATAATTGGAAATAAAGAGTGACTACCTTGTCACGCAACTGATGATATTTTTCTTTATCAGACAAATCTTCTTTTTCGAGTCTCTCTTCTGCCAATTTTCTTATTTTATCATCTAAATGTTTTTTTATAAACTTATCGAATTTATATGTCTCTTTTTTTAATTTTAAAAACCACTCTACTGCAAGTTCCCCTGCTAATGGGATACCAGAACTTTTCGAACACCCCGCACCCAAGAAAAAAACATAGTTCGTATCTTTGTCTCTTTTATGAGAAGCATATATCTCATCTATAAATTCATTTAGCGTCATTCTCTATATTCCTTGTGCAAAATATGACTACTTTAGCTAAATTATCGAAATCAAATTCGTATTCTTCTTCCATTGTTGTTTTTTAATAGTATTTTATTGGGTTAATGCAGAATTGCTAATACTCCCTTATATGAGATAATTTTCTGCTATATCAATCCAAACTGCTCTTTATAAATTTCCTGAATATCTTGCTTATTTTTATAATCAATCAAATCACCTACTTCCACGGTAACTTCTCTTCGTACTGAATTATCGCGGATTGCTTCTTTTAAAATCTCTGCTGCATTTCCTTTAATATAGACTGGTAGTATTGGTAACTTATTTTTTAGTGCGATGATGCGTGAGCCATCTTTAAAGGTACCAATTTGTTTATCTGTTTTATTTCGTGTTCCCTCTGGGAAAATAAAAATTGAGTCCCCTCCCTTAACACCCATTTTGATATCAGAAAAAAAACCTGTCATCTGCTTCTGGCTTCTGTCAAGAAGGATGGACCCCCCATTGCGTACAAACATACCAAAAAAGAATGAATTATAAAGCTCTTTTTTAGAAACCCAAAAACCAAATATTTTTGTATTTTTTAACATAATCTCAATAATAGGAGGATCAATGATTGTCCGATGATTGCTTATTAAAAGAAATTGACCCTCTTGGGGTAGCTTATGGATGTTTTCAACTCTCACTTCAATATTAAGTGTTTTCATCTGCTTTTGCGAATACTCAAGTCGTAAACGTTTCTTTTCCATAGAATCACGGGTACGCTTCAATTTTAAACCATATGAGTTGGTCAGATAGAGTGCTATCAAAAACTGTTTAATTTCCCTAAGCGTCATACAATCATCCTATGTCATAAAATAAATAAAATTATAACTAAAAAAATGTCAAAATGACATACTTTATGCTCTTGTAGAAAAATATTCCTATACTACATCTATAACTTTCCAATAAAAGAGAAATTATGGCAAAGAAAAAAACAATATTTGAATGTCAGGCATGCGGTTTTCAATCTCCAAGATGGATAGGAAGGTGTACCTCATGTGGCGAGTGGGAGAGTATGATAGAGCTTACTTCTAGTCAGATTAAATTTCTTAAAGAAACCTCTACATGCATCAACAATACCCTAGCTAAGGCAACCCCAATTACAGAGGTCAATGAAGACGATATTACCCGTTTTCCCTCTGGTAGCGATGAACTTGATTTGGTACTTGGTGGGGGCATTATTCCAGGATCTCTAACACTTGTTGGTGGTAGCCCAGGTATTGGAAAATCTACACTTCTACTAAAAGTTGTAGGCAATTTAG is a window from the Sulfurovum sp. genome containing:
- a CDS encoding ferrous iron transport protein A; protein product: MRLNQLHKGDKAEIIKIHANKILKDRLNSFGVIRGEELTVKGCSIGKQTMEIKIDNTLIALRAEEAEKIEIKKF
- a CDS encoding OprD family porin produces the protein MIHLKQLTISFLMIMSIASYSTGSENILMLNTKPYTSTQSIRGALGAHNTTVHTEGELRTGYITFKKNGAQPISACALGGHMHVDTERWNGMMIALSAYTVLNPSGNQNPLHQNSDFFDNNGKGFSTLSEAFIDAKWKNTHIKLGRQTLDTPLVDADDIRMIPNYFTAYTITNTAIENLMLAVGLIDKMAGWENGVNASEFVNISQVLGANEETGGVYYMSISYEGIQDTSLSLWYYRYDNIEDILYAEADYTQMLSKSIVTTLGLQYAHGQNSGKALLGKKDASTFGTNIKINFQKRGTTLMVAYNKDNGQTGAIDLSLGGGPFFTSMEDQTIDTIAGKGTAWMGGFTVNIPVNTTFGVYYGMFRSDTLTTHHHASETDLVIKYSPNNHITLTTVYALIKHKDDNIVDHNQFRFIGNYSF
- a CDS encoding SO_0444 family Cu/Zn efflux transporter is translated as MALLVDFWQALIYLSYAMAPYILFGLLFAGILHELVPNSIVTKHLGKDNIGSVIKSTLFGIPLPVCSCGVIPLATSIKKSGASKGATLSFLISTPITGADSILATYGIFGWIFTIYRIITSMIIAIMAGILTNLIDKKQEESPSCCNPNPCCNNEKKYTFSFFSALHYGFITLLGDIAKPLFWGLLIGAAVTVVIPDNLNKILIDHSWLSYLIVVIIAVPMYVCATASLPIAAGLMLSGVSAGAAFVFLSAGPATNTVTIGVVKKMLGTRSLYIYLGSIIVGSILFGLGLDALFDASSINPASLIHIDEHGSMITILSSIILWGFILWFIIKPYMTKKEPCHNKSCCEK
- the rseP gene encoding RIP metalloprotease RseP translates to MGILVALLVLSVLIFFHELGHFIAARFFGVQVDVFSIGFGKRLWIKKIGKTEWSISAIPLGGYVKMKGQDDTDPTIKSLDADSYNSKKPWQRIIILLAGPFANFLMAFLLYLTIAYMGVPKLLPYIGEVSKTSPALQAGLQKEDKIVQINGENIHYWEEIGTQINAHEGKITLMIERDHHLKTLLLKPKVIEDKNTFGEPITRRIIGISPMLKQTTVVYGFTEGFRYAWSETLKASSLIFEGIQKLITGAVGTENLGGIITIVDVTAQASHAGILALFFFTALISVNLGILNLFPIPALDGGHIVFNLYEMIARKEANEKVMYYMTITGWILLGGLMMLGLYNDINRLIMG
- a CDS encoding YggS family pyridoxal phosphate-dependent enzyme; the encoded protein is MILDKEHLRANLDRVIWNIEQARIAVSEHHIVKLVTVSKYTKTENIATLYNLGQRTFGENQVQQLRERVVQFEDLPLEWHMIGRLQKNKINNLIDLNPTLMQSLDSLSLAQEIQKKLSAKETKMNCLLQINAAHEEGKAGVSPEKAIDIYLHIKETCPSIILKGVMTIGAHTDNRTEVQKSFETTYSIYEKLKKSEATICSMGMSGDYELAIKCGSNLVRVGSVLFKT
- a CDS encoding peroxiredoxin translates to MLVTKKAPDFTATTVLGDGQIVEDFNLYKNFGKKGTVVFFYPLDFTFVCPSEIIAFSRRYNEFQDRGINVIGVSIDSQFSHFAWRETPVEKGGIGCINFPLVADLTKQISRDYDVLLDESVALRGSFLIDTDGTIRHAVINDLPLGRNVDEMLRMIDAMQFTNEHGEVCPAGWQKGDEAMKPDAEGVATYLAKHAEGL
- a CDS encoding DUF4395 domain-containing protein — translated: MGFFQYGERVEGYDVLVLNEREARAGAGILFLMGILSLVNAVALGHVIVTKVFISFFTLDFFIRTIQPRYAPSLLLGRVFVQNQRPEYVGATQKRFAWSIGLLLALPMFYLLVIHFQHNPIKVVVCILCLALLFFEAAFSVCVGCKIYGLFQKDPVTHCPGGICEVRTKDTIQTFDLPQKIIVMLVSVALVFGLYLYFTKVESKTLLAKKVETMMMSDAEREALEEIKMQEEFDRF
- a CDS encoding UbiD family decarboxylase → MQDVIQWLKENGNLKIIDEPLDVELEIPHVAYIEVKKEDSRPILFTNPINKAKKIAYDMPVLMNIFANKALTEKIFGRGAAYKILG
- a CDS encoding 1-acyl-sn-glycerol-3-phosphate acyltransferase, whose product is MTLREIKQFLIALYLTNSYGLKLKRTRDSMEKKRLRLEYSQKQMKTLNIEVRVENIHKLPQEGQFLLISNHRTIIDPPIIEIMLKNTKIFGFWVSKKELYNSFFFGMFVRNGGSILLDRSQKQMTGFFSDIKMGVKGGDSIFIFPEGTRNKTDKQIGTFKDGSRIIALKNKLPILPVYIKGNAAEILKEAIRDNSVRREVTVEVGDLIDYKNKQDIQEIYKEQFGLI